CGCCACGATCACGAGCCCGACTGTGCCGTAAAGCTCGCGGTCGCGGCGGGCGAGCTCGCCGAGCGGCGCTACCGTAGTTTCCTCGCCCTCGCGGCCGAGGCGTCGCCCCGGTCCTAGCCTGGCCACGGGCGGCGCTCGCGCAGGGCGCGCCACCGCTCCGGCGGCGCTTCGCCCGGTCACCCCTTCGAGCGGCAAGGGAGCGCCGGGCCGCTCGCGCGCAGCGAACGTTCAGTCGAGGATTCGAGCCGTGCCCGAGACGGGCACGCCCTGAATGCCCTCGATGCGCCGCCCGTCAGGCGTGTACATCTCGAAGTGGTCGTTGCCAACCCCGTGGCCGGTCGCGTCGACGGCCAGGCAGCCACTGCCGAAGGCGCGCAGCGAGTGCGGGTTCAGCGGCTCCACGCCCACCCAGCGGCTGTCCAGGTAGACCTCAACCCATCCGTGCGAGGCCACCACGTCCGTGAACGTCGCCTCTCCCGACGGCAGGCGCACCCCGTGCGCGACGAGCGCCGGGACCCCGGCGGCCCGGCACATCGCCACCATCAGGTTGCTCTGGTGGTGGCAGACACCCTTGCGGCTCTTCAGGATGGATGCGAGGTCGTCCGGGTAGCCATCCTCGTACCGGATATTGGCGGCGATCCAGTCCAGGATCGCCTGCACTCGCTCGCCGGGCCTTCCGTCGGCCAGCGGCTTGACCACCTTGAGCAACTCCGGATCGGACGGGTCATAGTCAACGCGGTTGCGAAATCGCCCCAGCAGACTGGTCATCGAGGGGGGACAGCCGGGCCCCGTGGTGCGTTCGGCGAAGGCGCCGCCGCGCACGGCGGGCTGATGCGTCACCCGCGCGCGAAGCGTCACCTCCTCGGCGCCCCCCGCGTCGACGAACATCACGTCACGGCCGTCGATCGCCTCCGTGCGGCAGGTCCTGGCTCCCTCGACCCGAAGGCTGGCCGACTGCCAGACGTGACGACGGTAGGGCGTGTTGATCACGACCTCGCCGCTCTGGAGTTGGTACTCCGCAGGCTTGAGCTGCCAGGACAGCTCGTAGAGGGTGCGGTGCGTCGCCGCGCGGAAGGCCGCGCGCTCCGCGGCCAGGCCGCGATCGCGGTTGGCGGCGGGCAGGCGGAGCTCCGCGTCCAGGGCGCGCCTGGCCAGCGGGACGTCGCCCGCGGCCATCGCTGACTCGTAGAGCTGCGCCAGGCTCCAGCTCGTCTCGCCATTGCGGGCGACGTTCCTGCGAGCGCTGGTGAGTGAGTCGCGCCACTTGCCCTGGAGCATCTGAGCCCAGGCAAGGCTCCGCCAGGCGTACTCGTCGCCGGCTCCCTGACGGAGCGCCCGCAGCAACGCCGCCTCCATGCTGGCCCAGTCGCCCCGCGCCTTGGCGGCCTCCGCCGCGGCGAACCAGACGCCATAGGCATCGGTCGCCCGTGGCGTGGGCATCGACGCGCCCAGGCTGCACAGCCCCACCGCCGCGCCGCCCGCGAGGCCGGTGCCCATACGCAGCAACTCGCGCCGCGTTACCGTGCGTCCCACCAGCGTGCCCTCCCCTTCCTGCGCTCCCCTCGACCCCTCGGCGCACACCATGGGCCGGACTGTCGCAGTGCGTGCCGTCGACCCTTCGCACGAAAGCGTTGCTCCGCAGATCGCCGACGATCCCCCTATGCCCCGCGAAGGAGCCACTCAGAAGTAGTCCGGCGGGGAAACGAAGGGGTCGCGGCGCGGGAAGTGTGGCGCGAGCCCCGCGCCGGCGCCATGCGGGATCGGGTGCAGCCGATGGAGGGACATGGCGTCAGCTAGGCTGAGATGGCCCATCAGGACGGCTGCCCATGGGCCCGCCTCGCCCTCGATGCGCGCTCCAGAGACGCGGTCGGCCTCATCGGCACGCTCCACCGACACGTCGGTCCCGTCCCCGATGAGCGTCACGGAGGACGGGGCGCCGGGCGGGGCCTGCGCGTCATGCAGACAGAGCGTCACGATGCCGCGAAAGCCTCGCAGGTTCGGCGCAAGGTCGCGCAACGCCGTCTGCAGGTCGACCACACGAAACATGGCGCCGCCGGCTTCTCGCACCTCCACCGTCTCCCCGTCTGCGTCCAGTGGGCCCAGCAGTCCGCTGCCGGCAAGCTCCGCCCAGCCGGCCGTATACTCGATCATACGGTCGCGCCGCTCGGCCAGATGGCCCACCAGCCCCCGCCTGGCGTCCTCGCTGGCCGCGAGGAGCTCGATCACCCGCAGCCGAGGTGGCGGATCCTCCGACTCGGTGCGCTCGAACAGCGCGTAGCCTTCCAGGGCGGCGCCACGCTGGTAGACCACAGCGCTGCGTGAGTGGTCAAGAACGTAGGCCCAGCGCCGGTCGTCACGCACGCAGGCGCCCGTCCTCCCACGCGTCAACTCCTCGTGCACCGTCCGCAGTGCGGCGCGATCGGAGGGGAGCGCCGCCCGGACGTGCCGCGCTTCAGCGAACGCTGGCAGCCGCTCGGCCGCCAGCACGGCACGCAACTGCGTGCTCGCCACCTCCCACCCGAGCCGGCGGTAGTAGGCGCGGCGGAAGGGGAAGAGGCCGGTCAGGCCGTAGCCGTACGCCCGGAGTGTCGCGAGCGAGCCGAGGAGCAGCCGGGTCGCGTAACCACGGCGCCGGAAGGCTGGCGCGGTCGCCAGGCCGGCTACTCCCCCGACGCCGACGATGGCGCCGCCCACCCGCAAGCGCGAGTCGGTCAGCGTGAGGCAACTGACGATGCGCCCGTCCGCCAGGAGCACGCGCTTACGCTGGATGTCGAAGTACGGGTCGCGAAGGAACAACTCGCGCGCCGGCCCGAAGGGCAGCCCGAACGCCTCGCACATGAGGGCGACCATCGCGTCGAGCTCGTCGCTCTGGACGGCCCGGATCTCGATCGAGGCCATGATGGGGCCCGGCCCGGTGGGGCGCGACGGCGCCCCGACTCAGGG
The window above is part of the Chthonomonadales bacterium genome. Proteins encoded here:
- a CDS encoding transglutaminase domain-containing protein, yielding MGRTVTRRELLRMGTGLAGGAAVGLCSLGASMPTPRATDAYGVWFAAAEAAKARGDWASMEAALLRALRQGAGDEYAWRSLAWAQMLQGKWRDSLTSARRNVARNGETSWSLAQLYESAMAAGDVPLARRALDAELRLPAANRDRGLAAERAAFRAATHRTLYELSWQLKPAEYQLQSGEVVINTPYRRHVWQSASLRVEGARTCRTEAIDGRDVMFVDAGGAEEVTLRARVTHQPAVRGGAFAERTTGPGCPPSMTSLLGRFRNRVDYDPSDPELLKVVKPLADGRPGERVQAILDWIAANIRYEDGYPDDLASILKSRKGVCHHQSNLMVAMCRAAGVPALVAHGVRLPSGEATFTDVVASHGWVEVYLDSRWVGVEPLNPHSLRAFGSGCLAVDATGHGVGNDHFEMYTPDGRRIEGIQGVPVSGTARILD
- a CDS encoding GNAT family N-acetyltransferase, with amino-acid sequence MASIEIRAVQSDELDAMVALMCEAFGLPFGPARELFLRDPYFDIQRKRVLLADGRIVSCLTLTDSRLRVGGAIVGVGGVAGLATAPAFRRRGYATRLLLGSLATLRAYGYGLTGLFPFRRAYYRRLGWEVASTQLRAVLAAERLPAFAEARHVRAALPSDRAALRTVHEELTRGRTGACVRDDRRWAYVLDHSRSAVVYQRGAALEGYALFERTESEDPPPRLRVIELLAASEDARRGLVGHLAERRDRMIEYTAGWAELAGSGLLGPLDADGETVEVREAGGAMFRVVDLQTALRDLAPNLRGFRGIVTLCLHDAQAPPGAPSSVTLIGDGTDVSVERADEADRVSGARIEGEAGPWAAVLMGHLSLADAMSLHRLHPIPHGAGAGLAPHFPRRDPFVSPPDYF